The DNA window taccctttttatattttatgtttacacATGCTTCGATTTAAAAGTAGAAAACACACTTAATCTGAAAGTTACCAAGACAAAAATACATGATGGTTAACTTGTACGAGAAGTTTAATACGGATGTGTGCATGACACAGAAATGTCTTgcatacaattaataatttcacgTATGATAGATTGTACACCGCACCGCCCGTTGTCGCGAGAATCTCGAACGATCCTCGACGTTAAAACTGCTCCTCCATCGACTTTTGTATGCTACTTTTGAGAGGTGTTTATATTTCCGGAAGATGGATGCGACTCATCAACTTCCGGAATGTTCTAATCTCAAAGTATAAAGGAACGGATGTCTATGGGCGGAGAGTTTCTGAAAGGAGGACAAGGGACGATTGGCTTTCGAAGATAGATTCCAATACCATGAATGGACTTTTAAGCAGGCATGCATCAGTTCTCTTCTCCTTTCTCTCGCTAGCTCTTCTACAACATCACTCTTACCGTCTGCCTTCCTGTGCTCTTCGTCGTCCTTTCTTCGACCATAGCTCGGCTCGGATGTTTTCCTTTCCGACCCTCAATCCGTATTTTCTCATGCTCCCTACTATGTGGAAAACTGTCGCCCGAAACTATGTGCAATCCTTAACATATTAATCAATCGAATATGTGTGCAATATATACATAGGGcgggtaaaaatatattctgctTATATATCcgacaaaatttgatttgctttacgttgtataaaaattggcaaaaaatgttcttttgcgtatttgtaaaaatattataatacacatgattaagtaaaacaattttagtaaaaattacaacaaataagagaattaaatatattaggtatatatgtgtgcatcaaaaaagtaaaaaaatattaaatttaaatataaattctttattattattaaagagaattttatttaattttattattcttaatacaattacattaagtaacaaaaattgacTTTTCTTGCATCATGAATGTAAGTAGTAATTTCcgattttttcttaattgttgaacacaaaatgtttaaatttttcaattttaaaagaaatagtgACAAAGAACCCAAAACAATTACTTTTACgattactttaaaaatgatgtacagtattaaaataactacAGCAATTGTTTtccaacatttattaatatcacgCAAAATTATCAATCGTTTGTTTTAAACtgcattttgtttaatttcatatattattactgtTTATTTCTTGACCTATTATGttgttatattttcatatctaaaatactaagtaaaaatatattatataactttaaagtttagaattaaaatctCATGTCAAAATTGAACAACACATTGACGAATATAATCGTTAGGTCTTTAATTCAAAATGTTGATTATTaacgaaaattattatacaagatGTAAATGGAGATTGTAATACCTTTTCctttacttacaattagttaaTCATAAAAACCAGAGCTAAGAttcgatttttattaacattgtcagcatcataaaaaattaataagaattaacTGTGTCGGTATACAtagcaaaaaacattttattaaaatctttctttgttaaatttttgacatatacatatgttaatttaatataattgtgttattaaaatattttgtgtaaaattgatatttaacgTCCTTTAATgctaaaataagaaaatttattatatatttataaataaacaaataacaaaaatactataattttaagacataaattctaaaattaatgaataaaatgtatgtacgtgttaacatattataaatgttaactttactgaagaaatatgtttccacaatttttttttcaaattttatcaaactgttatattttttgtgtaattttttacataatatttattttgttcttatatGTTAAAtcaacacaaaaatttgagtAGATTGTTTACAATAtgctatatatattaaatttaaacaaatattccAATTGTGTAGAATACATTTCTATTGTCGTTAtcaattaatactattacatcctcaattaaaaaaaaaatcagcctCATACCACTTTTATGGCATAGCAATAAGCGAGAAAgtgtaataaaacttttatataccTAACATATTCCAAGACATGCGCCCCCCACGACCGCATCGATTTCTCTGTTATGCTCGCACGACGGCACGCTAAGCTTACGATCTCTGATAGATAATTCTGTTTATTGCAGATAAACTCGGGGTGGTCACTCGGTCCGGAGCTCTGCGACATGTGGACCAGCAGCGACGTTCTGTGTTGCACAGCTTCGATATTGCATCTGGTGGCAATCGCGGTCGACAGATATTGGGCAGTCACCGATATCAATTATATACAGGTTAATTAACGCCGTTGCGGTCATTGAGAGGAAGTCGGAAATTGTTCACGATACGATGCGAACGATACGGTCTTCGTTGTCCGTCTGCCActcgccgcgccgccgccgccgcgccacGAGATAGGGTTAAGCCACGCGGGAGTTGACGCAATCGTGATCACGATAGAATCATGAATCGCGAGCTCTACGTATCGTCTCGCGCAGATCTCTTTGAATACCCAGAAGATCACCGTGTGACGTACAATGGGAGgtacaattttatcaattcgGGAATGACGTGCGTGGAATTCCGAATATGATCTGACGCACGCGAATACCCGTGCATCGCAGCTCTCCACAATGTACCTGGAAATTTTCTCGCCACCCCCTCGGTTAATTCCTCCTTTCTACAGATTTATACTCATTTTATATCTACTCGGGGAGATTTAAtcctttttgtctttttttttctttctctctctctctttttttaagcCCTTCTGCATTTTTAACGCGCTTTCAGCTTAAAACCCGCACAAGCATCGTTCGTTTTATCCGCCTATCTATCGAAAGTGTAATAAAAGTCTGATTCTCCTCCCAGAATTCAAGTCCGCGAGACAGATATTTTAGTACACTcgtatctatatatttactaCGGAATAAGGTCATGAGATCGCTCATGAATTTTCGTTGAAAATTGGGCGAAGGCAAATTCCAccctctctctcgcgcgcgcgcacggtgATGTAACGAGAATTACAGGGAACACTGCTCATGAAGTATGAAAAAGGGTAAGACCGTAAAGCGAAACGTGCAAGACTTCGCgaccataaatatatttgaccgGTACGAGACGAGTATGTTATGTAATATCCTCGGCGTAAACCAAATGGAGGATGGCTCCAGAGTTAGTTCGGAATTAGCTTAAAGCTCGATAAGCCGCGCAACGATCAGCCAGAATTTAACGGCTAACTTGCATTTACCGCTGATGGAAAGAGACGTGTATCGGTCCCTTAACTGGCCGAGTcaattatcttataaataatggGGCGTGCGGGGAATTGGGGCGAGTCGTGTATCCCGTGAGAAGATACGCAGATGAAACAGACGCCGCAATTTTCTCAAACGATTGAAATAatatgctctctctctctctctttctctctctctctctctctgccagttctcgaaaaaaaaactaagttTACGAGcaaatctaattaaaagtttaaatttactgTTACAAGACAGTGTTCTTAGTAATGTACGAGATCTTGCGGGAAAGTGTACAATTTATCGGGCCTGCAGTAAAGTGCTCTATtgtaattttagagaaaatgtgattttctacaaaatgtattatagTAATGACAAAAATGAACAATGGCATAATATTCATAGTGTGCCCGAAAAGTATATGGAAATtgtattgcaaatatttaaaagtcatACACCAAAAATCAAGCCATTGAAACGGAGGAGAAAAAAGGTTGAAACGTTAATCGGTTAATTTTCAAATGATAAAATGATGGAATACATAATGGAACGCGACACTTCTATTTTAAGGCAAGGAATCCAAGAAGAATCGGCATGCTGATCATCACCGTGTGGGTGGTATCCTTAGGAATCTCATTAGCGCCTCAACTCGGGTGGAAGGATCCTGATTATTTGGACCGCATATCCCAAGGGACGTGTCTCGTGTCGCAGGATCCTGCATATCAGGTGAGTGCTTTCGGAGAATTGCGAGCGAATCCGAAATACTTGATTAATATTCGCAACTGGAAATTGCACTCGTGTACTCGGCGGAATCGTGAAAGTGTTAACGTAGAAACGTTATGCGAAATTTTGAATTACTCCTAAATCATGTCGGTAACTAGACAGACTTTCGCCGttcaaaacttataaacagCAACGTTGAGTACCTTAATGAagagaaattttcttttcttttctcttgtCGCGAAATGAGCCTAACTCTAGATCTTTTCTACACCCAAATCTTTTAatgcataatatatttatgacaaggaaaaaaagatgagtatgttactttaaatatatataaatcatctTACAGATTTTCGCAACCTGCGCGACGTTTTATGTTCCACTGCTAGTTATTTTATTCCTATATTGGAGGATATTCCAAGCGGCGAGAAAGAGAATCAGGAAGAGGCCCGGCACCATTCTTCAGCCGCCACGCGAACGGAGGGGCATTCTCAGGCTCGTCACGAGAAGGTTGTAATCTTTCTGTCCCCTTCCTTTTGTCACGATGTCAAAGTTTCCTTTCTAAATCTTAAACGTGTAATCGAACGCGTTACCTTTCGCAGTCTCAATAAACTTGAAGGGCTTGGGGAAGGTAACGACGCGCTAAGTCACGTAGAATAAATCTCGCAGCCGCGGCGAGCTGCTGAGAAATGGCGTAGATCCTTCACAAGATTTAGTCTGCTCCCCTATATCTTGCCGAGAACACATTCTTTATAgggtttataatttaacttgtaaataaatatttttgtagcgCGCAGTATTTTATCTCAAGTGGCTTAGTATGAACTAAGCATTTTTATCTCAATGACCAGTGCAGCCTTTGCTACGAGAACAAAGGTATGAGTTTACCTGTTGATCGTTCTGTCGTGAAAAGAACATTATCATTGCTTAATAGTCGCATATCTTCTTGTACTTTGtcgcttttaaaataaactgcctttaatattacaaacgtTCATCTGcagtaaattttaatctttataaaattattattaatattattacaactGTTTGCTTAGTACAACGCTACGAAACAActgttgtaattatttattttcaaataagtaataaatattttaaataattatacattcgtTTGCCATTTCTTTACAAATCtatcaaatagaaaataatttctctattTCATTTATCTCGCTTCAAAATTCATCATAAATAAGTTCTCACGGAttatctcttcttttttctctcatctcaattttaataattattaatataacaactAATTTTAACTCCCCCCCTATACTATAgccaactataaaaattaatgcgtcTTTTGCAACTATTGAAGAAATATCATATCCATTTATCAGAATGAATACCCgacttttcatttatatatgtatatatatatattcttccATTCTTCCATCGCTTCTTTATGATCTCTTCACTCAACGGCCTTTCATAAAGATTCTTAATATTGCCGACCCCGCGTCATGTCTCAGCCACCGTCATTATTCGCGCGATAACGAGCCGACGACGGATGAGCTTCTCTCtttcactttctctctctccatctTTCCTGACCggcataattataatttatctgaTTGTAGGCCGCGCGAGGAATCGACGGCGTTCACCATTACGAAAACCACGCCAGATCATTCGTCCATCTCGCCGGAGAAGTCGTCGTCGTACAACGGCGCGAATGCCACACCGTCGACGACAGTAACGCCGACGGCGatctcgacgacgacgacgaccacCACCACGACGATGCTGACGAATCCGAGCAGCACGAGCCAGCAGCAGCCGGTGGTCAAATGCACGAAGCGAACACGCGAGACGATCGAGTCGAAGCGCGAGCGCAAAGCGGCGAAGACCCTGGCGATCATCACCGGTGCCTTCGTCGCCTGCTGGCTGCCGTTCTTCTTCGCCGCACTGCTGCAAGCCACATGCCGGACCTGCCAGCCACCCGAAATCGTCTCCAGTGTATTCCTGTGGCTTGGATACTTTAACAGCACCCTCAACCCCGTAATTTACACTGTGTTCTCGCCGGAATTTCGGCAGGCATTCAAAAGGATGCTGTGCAGTGGTACGCGGGGACTTCGCTGACAATGGATTTAATTCCTTTGCTCCGTGCGCGCGGCCGGATGAAGGAGATACGTGAAGCTCTTGTACATATACgtgcaataatatatacatattgagTTGATGCAAAAGTGAGAGAAGagttttattactaaaacattttattatatggcATGTCCAGAAAACATgctgtataataatttctgtttctacaatatacatttattggaattcaataagtataattaaatacatttttttacgatGACCATTTCAAGAATTTCTGTTACTTTTGCATCAACCTAATATATACACGCTTACTATCCAGCGTTTTCTTTGATGTTGTGTGATATCTGGATGCCCAActcaaaatattgttacagCTAAGTGAATACATTTGCGCGGTTATCCACGTATTTTAAATACGACATTCAGACAAATCgacattaatgttatatttatttttaaatacctaCTAAAGCAAAGAAAGTTGAGAATATCTGTTTTATTGTATACTTGTTAATATATTCTctgtttttatcaataatgttatatcaatttcaaaatatattgtttatatattaatacctTGAACCAGAATTGTGTAGGGTGTGGGCGTTAAGTAACATCGTtacagttacttttttaaataacgggTTGATAAAGCAgcgttacttttcttttttctttactgtAATAGTAACGTAGTTATATTTTTccagtaatagtaataaatttaatagttacttttttttatatattttaaacctATTTCCGTTGTATACGTGTATGTTCAATTTCCTGATATTCATAGtctgttatattaaaaatctcaaATCCAATTTTAAGATGTCataaatcaattatatcaccgaacacattttaaaagttttttgagtttattattataattaaaattttttaattgaacgtGTTAAAGAAGTATACATTTCTccgtatttataaatttaaaaaaattacattttttaatttacattaaaaaaaaatttttttatttatttgtatatgattttacaaatttaggtcataaaatataattatgttttcattacaaatatgcaaataatttgaattcaTAGTAGATTCAATTCGATTCGTTTTCagatcttataaaattaaattcaaatttaaacattttttatcataaatgatttaaatcaataactcattttgatttttttatttctattttttgcaCGACCAATCTTGTAGCACTTGTTCAATTATGTGTGTatttccaaaacttttttattatttctaaatctttaaaccattaaaaaatttttgtacacttagacaatcatttttataaatttgtttcaacaTTTCATTGGtttgtatcataattttatgtaaattttaataaataacaataatataatataataatataataataaatttattaaagaatttataacatCAATAAAAtgctttgttaaatttaaattattatgtaatctaaaaaaatttgatttaaatacatatcaaattcgtcaaaaaaattagattcaattcaatttgatgtaaaaatttcagattttatttaattttgaatatattatttcaaatatattattcgatTTGACCTAACAAATGtttgtaatttacatatttaattttattaatattttaacaataaaaatttaataaatttttgtttaatttaatcttgcTTTACCCGTAAGAAAAACAAATCGTTACTTTTTaagtacacggagagaattttctcttaaaaattaccctgaaaatcgtgataattttaccatacttttaataaaatttactaaaatttattaaaatttagtaaaattttaagaaaaattggccaagttttagtaaattttgttagaagtatagtaaaatttacaacattttgccaaattttattaaaattttagtaaattttgtcaaaagtataataaaattcttcatggtttacgttgtcctacaattaccacgattttcagggtaatttttaagagaaaattctttccgtgtactGACGACGGTAACTAGTTACTTGTCgactcaataaaaaaataacggtaACGAGTtgctaattaaaaagtaactttcccAACCCTACctctgatatatatatatatatatatatatatatatatatcaaaatcaattttgtaaaCATCTATAGACGACAAACAATGTCCAACACCATACTGCTTCTTCCCTTTATAGCTATTCTAAGATAATCAAGATAATCAAGCCGCGCGCCGTTACTCTTGTAGAGTGTATATTAATACACACGACTTGTTCTCGTAAAACTAACGAAAATTCCACTCGTGATTAGCGTTAATTACAATTAGCGATAACCGACGATGGCGCGAGAACGAttctatcttaaaatatttttgcgaaACGCTTCCCTAAATCATCAGAGAAATCAAACGAACGACAATGGTGCAACATCACTTGCGATTTTGTTTAAACAGgcgaatatatataaacaaatatagatatttcaatttataaattcgcCAGAATCAAAGTCAGAGCACATTTTAACGCATAAACTGACtgacatatatatgtatatatatgactaataatataattagttaaagAATTCTAGTCACTcaaga is part of the Monomorium pharaonis isolate MP-MQ-018 chromosome 2, ASM1337386v2, whole genome shotgun sequence genome and encodes:
- the LOC105832354 gene encoding 5-hydroxytryptamine receptor 2A, whose translation is METHVDQAANATVENPVFIDVPIILRAIVLCLLILVTIVGNLFVIAAILLERNLQSVANYLIVSLAVADLMVACLVMPLGAVYEINSGWSLGPELCDMWTSSDVLCCTASILHLVAIAVDRYWAVTDINYIQARNPRRIGMLIITVWVVSLGISLAPQLGWKDPDYLDRISQGTCLVSQDPAYQIFATCATFYVPLLVILFLYWRIFQAARKRIRKRPGTILQPPRERRGILRLVTRRPREESTAFTITKTTPDHSSISPEKSSSYNGANATPSTTVTPTAISTTTTTTTTTMLTNPSSTSQQQPVVKCTKRTRETIESKRERKAAKTLAIITGAFVACWLPFFFAALLQATCRTCQPPEIVSSVFLWLGYFNSTLNPVIYTVFSPEFRQAFKRMLCSGTRGLR